The following coding sequences lie in one Salarias fasciatus chromosome 7 unlocalized genomic scaffold, fSalaFa1.1 super_scaffold_4, whole genome shotgun sequence genomic window:
- the gfm2 gene encoding ribosome-releasing factor 2, mitochondrial isoform X1, which translates to MIQNSMIWGRFLSAGLQSCRCRVRCPVQRHYSFLPDDVKSLRAVVNPDVSNCDLSLCRIRNIGIMAHIDAGKTTTTERMLYYSGYTRALGDVDDGDTVTDFMAQERERGITIQSAAVTFDWKNHRINLIDTPGHVDFTLEVERALRVLDGAVAVFDASAGVEAQTLTVWRQAEKHHIPCVCFLNKMDKPTANLSFSIESIKQKLKANPVLLQIPVGSGKSFTGVVDLLTNQKLIWKLKSQRDDGRGFEVKSLGPADDPELLQVVGEARTALIEQVADLDDAFAELLLTDFSDNFDAVPAIRLQEAVRRVTLARKGVPVLCGSSLRNKGVQPLLDAITAYLPAPSERHHDLVKWYKDDLCALAFKVLHDKQRGPLVFLRIYSGTLKSQTAVHNINRNNTERMSRLLVPFADQHVEIPSMPAGNIALTVGLKQTVTGDTIVSSKAAAAAAARRARSDGGTGKKRGEEAGVVLSGVEVPDPVFFCTIEPPTMAKQADLENALTCLQREDPSLKVRVDPDSGQTVLCGMGELHIEIIHDRIRREYGIETHLGPLQVAYRETILQEARTSDTLDRTVGGRRHVVTVELSVRPEVATSAGASCDVAFTDELQGQLSPDMREAVENGVQSSYLQGPLLGYPIQGVSTLIQSVSTEAGTSPAMVSACVSRCMLKAFRLAGGKLLEPLMSLEVTVSEDRLSAVLADLAQRRGTVRDIQSRHDDKVLLATVPLAEMMGYSTVLRTVTSGNATFSLELDTYEAMNPQEQSSLLKRRAGLL; encoded by the exons ATGATCCAAAACAGCATGATCTGG GGGAGGTTTTTATCAGCtgggctgcagagctgcaggtgcaGAGTGAGATGTCCTGTCCAGAGACACTACAGCTTCCTTCCAG ATGATGTCAAATCCCTGCGGGCTGTTGTCAACCCAGATGTCTCCAA TTGcgatctctctctctgcaggatcAGAAACATCGGCATCATGGCCCACATTGATGCCGGAAAGACGACAACCACGGAGCGGATGCTATACTACTCTGGCTACACCCGAGCCCTGGGAG aTGTGGACGACGGGGACACGGTCACCGATTTTATGGCTCAGGAGCGAGAGCGCGGCATCACCATTCAGTCCGCGGCGGTCACATTTGACTGGAAAAACCACAGAATAAATCTTATAGACACTCCAG GACACGTTGACTTCACCCTGGAGGTGGAGCGGGCGCTGCGCGTCCTTGACGGGGCTGTCGCGGTGTTTGATGCCTCTGCTGGCGTCGAG GCCCAGACTCTGACCGTGTGGAGACAAGCAGAGAAGCATCACATCccttgtgtttgtttcctgAACAAGATGGACAAGCCGACTGCCAA CCTGAGTTTCTCCATTGAGAGCataaaacagaagttaaaaGCCAATCCGGTTCTCCTGCAG ATCCCTGTAGGCAGCGGGAAATCCTTCACCGGTGTGGTGGACTTGCTGACCAATCAGAAGCTGATCTGGAAGCTGAAATCTCAGCGAGACGACGGACGAGGGTTTGAAGTCAAATCTCTCGGCCCGGCGGACGAtccggagctgctgcaggtggtcGGCGAGGCCAGAACGGCTTTGATCGAGCAG GTTGCTGATCTGGATGATGCATTTGCGGAGCTGCTCCTCACCGATTTCAGCGATAACTTTGACGCCGTTCCCGCCATCAGA CTGCAGGAGGCCGTCCGGCGGGTGACGCTGGCCCGGAAGGGCGTCCCGGTGCTCTGCGGCAGCTCTCTGAGAAACAAAGGCGTTCAGCCCCTTCTGGACGCCATCACCGCCTACCTGCCGGCTCCCAGCGAACGCCACCACGACCTGGT GAAGTGGTACAAGGACGACCTGTGTGCGCTGGCCTTCAAGGTCCTCCATGACAAGCAGCGCGGCCCGCTGGTGTTTCTCCGGATCTACTCCGGGACTCTGAAGTCTCAGACGGCCGTGCACAACATCAACAGGAACAACAC TGAGAGGATGAGCAGGCTGCTGGTGCCCTTCGCTGATCAGCATGTAGAAATCCCCTCCATGCCTGCAGGGAACATTGCGCTGACTGTGGGACTGAAGCAG ACAGTCACAGGGGACACCATCGTTTCATCCAAGGCTGCAGCGGCCGCCGCAGCCAGAAGAGCTCGGAGCGACGGCGGGACGGGAAAGAAGCGCGGAGAAGAGGCCGGCGTCGTCCTCTCGGGGGTGGAGGTCCCCGATCCCGTCTTCTTCTGCACCATCGAGCCGCCCACCATGGCCAAACAGGCCG ATCTGGAGAACGCGCTCACGTGTCTCCAGAGGGAAGACCCCAGCCTCAAAGTGAGAGTTGACCCCGACTCCGGGCAG ACCGTCTTGTGCGGGATGGGAGAGCTGCACATCGAGATCATCCACGACCGGATCAGGAGGGAGTACGGCATCGAGACTCACCTGGGACCCCTGCAGGTGGCTTACAGAGAGACCATTCTCCAGGAGGCCCGGACCTCGG ACACGCTGGACCGTACTGTCGGGGGGAGGAGACACGTCGTGACTGTGGAGCTGAGCGTCAGGCCCGAGGTCGCGACCTCCGCCGGGGCGTCGTGCGACGTGGCGTTCACGGACGAGCTGCAGGGACAGCTGTCTCCAGACATGAGAGAGGCAGTGGAGAACGGAGTGCAGAGCTCATACCTTCAAG GTCCGCTGCTGGGCTACCCCATCCAGGGCGTGTCCACGCTGATTCAAAGCGTGTCCACCGAAGCGGGGACGTCCCCCGCCATGGTCTCCGCCTGCGTGTCTCGCTGCATGCTGAAG GCCTTCAGGCTCGCCGGCGggaagctgctggagccgctcatgTCTCTGGAGGTCACCGTCTCGGAGGACCGCCTCAGCGCCGTGCTGGCCGACCTGGCCCAGAGACGGGGGACCGTCAGGGACATCCAGAGTCGCCATGACGACAAGGTGCTGCTCGCAACCGTGCCTCTGGCGGAGATGATG GGTTACTCCACCGTGCTGCGCACAGTGACGTCGGGCAACGCCACCTTTTCCCTGGAGCTGGACACGTACGAGGCCATGAACCctcaggagcagagcagcctcCTGAAGAGAAGAGCCGGCCTGCTGTGA
- the gfm2 gene encoding ribosome-releasing factor 2, mitochondrial isoform X2 has product MIQNSMIWGRFLSAGLQSCRCRVRCPVQRHYSFLPDDVKSLRAVVNPDVSKIRNIGIMAHIDAGKTTTTERMLYYSGYTRALGDVDDGDTVTDFMAQERERGITIQSAAVTFDWKNHRINLIDTPGHVDFTLEVERALRVLDGAVAVFDASAGVEAQTLTVWRQAEKHHIPCVCFLNKMDKPTANLSFSIESIKQKLKANPVLLQIPVGSGKSFTGVVDLLTNQKLIWKLKSQRDDGRGFEVKSLGPADDPELLQVVGEARTALIEQVADLDDAFAELLLTDFSDNFDAVPAIRLQEAVRRVTLARKGVPVLCGSSLRNKGVQPLLDAITAYLPAPSERHHDLVKWYKDDLCALAFKVLHDKQRGPLVFLRIYSGTLKSQTAVHNINRNNTERMSRLLVPFADQHVEIPSMPAGNIALTVGLKQTVTGDTIVSSKAAAAAAARRARSDGGTGKKRGEEAGVVLSGVEVPDPVFFCTIEPPTMAKQADLENALTCLQREDPSLKVRVDPDSGQTVLCGMGELHIEIIHDRIRREYGIETHLGPLQVAYRETILQEARTSDTLDRTVGGRRHVVTVELSVRPEVATSAGASCDVAFTDELQGQLSPDMREAVENGVQSSYLQGPLLGYPIQGVSTLIQSVSTEAGTSPAMVSACVSRCMLKAFRLAGGKLLEPLMSLEVTVSEDRLSAVLADLAQRRGTVRDIQSRHDDKVLLATVPLAEMMGYSTVLRTVTSGNATFSLELDTYEAMNPQEQSSLLKRRAGLL; this is encoded by the exons ATGATCCAAAACAGCATGATCTGG GGGAGGTTTTTATCAGCtgggctgcagagctgcaggtgcaGAGTGAGATGTCCTGTCCAGAGACACTACAGCTTCCTTCCAG ATGATGTCAAATCCCTGCGGGCTGTTGTCAACCCAGATGTCTCCAA gatcAGAAACATCGGCATCATGGCCCACATTGATGCCGGAAAGACGACAACCACGGAGCGGATGCTATACTACTCTGGCTACACCCGAGCCCTGGGAG aTGTGGACGACGGGGACACGGTCACCGATTTTATGGCTCAGGAGCGAGAGCGCGGCATCACCATTCAGTCCGCGGCGGTCACATTTGACTGGAAAAACCACAGAATAAATCTTATAGACACTCCAG GACACGTTGACTTCACCCTGGAGGTGGAGCGGGCGCTGCGCGTCCTTGACGGGGCTGTCGCGGTGTTTGATGCCTCTGCTGGCGTCGAG GCCCAGACTCTGACCGTGTGGAGACAAGCAGAGAAGCATCACATCccttgtgtttgtttcctgAACAAGATGGACAAGCCGACTGCCAA CCTGAGTTTCTCCATTGAGAGCataaaacagaagttaaaaGCCAATCCGGTTCTCCTGCAG ATCCCTGTAGGCAGCGGGAAATCCTTCACCGGTGTGGTGGACTTGCTGACCAATCAGAAGCTGATCTGGAAGCTGAAATCTCAGCGAGACGACGGACGAGGGTTTGAAGTCAAATCTCTCGGCCCGGCGGACGAtccggagctgctgcaggtggtcGGCGAGGCCAGAACGGCTTTGATCGAGCAG GTTGCTGATCTGGATGATGCATTTGCGGAGCTGCTCCTCACCGATTTCAGCGATAACTTTGACGCCGTTCCCGCCATCAGA CTGCAGGAGGCCGTCCGGCGGGTGACGCTGGCCCGGAAGGGCGTCCCGGTGCTCTGCGGCAGCTCTCTGAGAAACAAAGGCGTTCAGCCCCTTCTGGACGCCATCACCGCCTACCTGCCGGCTCCCAGCGAACGCCACCACGACCTGGT GAAGTGGTACAAGGACGACCTGTGTGCGCTGGCCTTCAAGGTCCTCCATGACAAGCAGCGCGGCCCGCTGGTGTTTCTCCGGATCTACTCCGGGACTCTGAAGTCTCAGACGGCCGTGCACAACATCAACAGGAACAACAC TGAGAGGATGAGCAGGCTGCTGGTGCCCTTCGCTGATCAGCATGTAGAAATCCCCTCCATGCCTGCAGGGAACATTGCGCTGACTGTGGGACTGAAGCAG ACAGTCACAGGGGACACCATCGTTTCATCCAAGGCTGCAGCGGCCGCCGCAGCCAGAAGAGCTCGGAGCGACGGCGGGACGGGAAAGAAGCGCGGAGAAGAGGCCGGCGTCGTCCTCTCGGGGGTGGAGGTCCCCGATCCCGTCTTCTTCTGCACCATCGAGCCGCCCACCATGGCCAAACAGGCCG ATCTGGAGAACGCGCTCACGTGTCTCCAGAGGGAAGACCCCAGCCTCAAAGTGAGAGTTGACCCCGACTCCGGGCAG ACCGTCTTGTGCGGGATGGGAGAGCTGCACATCGAGATCATCCACGACCGGATCAGGAGGGAGTACGGCATCGAGACTCACCTGGGACCCCTGCAGGTGGCTTACAGAGAGACCATTCTCCAGGAGGCCCGGACCTCGG ACACGCTGGACCGTACTGTCGGGGGGAGGAGACACGTCGTGACTGTGGAGCTGAGCGTCAGGCCCGAGGTCGCGACCTCCGCCGGGGCGTCGTGCGACGTGGCGTTCACGGACGAGCTGCAGGGACAGCTGTCTCCAGACATGAGAGAGGCAGTGGAGAACGGAGTGCAGAGCTCATACCTTCAAG GTCCGCTGCTGGGCTACCCCATCCAGGGCGTGTCCACGCTGATTCAAAGCGTGTCCACCGAAGCGGGGACGTCCCCCGCCATGGTCTCCGCCTGCGTGTCTCGCTGCATGCTGAAG GCCTTCAGGCTCGCCGGCGggaagctgctggagccgctcatgTCTCTGGAGGTCACCGTCTCGGAGGACCGCCTCAGCGCCGTGCTGGCCGACCTGGCCCAGAGACGGGGGACCGTCAGGGACATCCAGAGTCGCCATGACGACAAGGTGCTGCTCGCAACCGTGCCTCTGGCGGAGATGATG GGTTACTCCACCGTGCTGCGCACAGTGACGTCGGGCAACGCCACCTTTTCCCTGGAGCTGGACACGTACGAGGCCATGAACCctcaggagcagagcagcctcCTGAAGAGAAGAGCCGGCCTGCTGTGA
- the nsa2 gene encoding ribosome biogenesis protein NSA2 homolog — MPQNEHIELHRKRHGYRLDHHERKRKKESREAHERSHKAKKLIGLKAKLYHKQRHAEKIQMKKTIKMHEQRKTKQKNDDKTPEGAVPAYLLDREGQSRAKVLSNMIKQKRKEKAGKWEVPLPKVRAQGETEVLKVIRTGKRQKKAWKRMVTKVCFVGDGFTRKPPKYERFIRPMGLRFKKAHVTHPELKATFCLPILGVKKNPSSPLYTSLGVITKGTVVEVNVSELGLVTQGGKVIWGKYAQVTNNPENDGCINAVLLV; from the exons ATG CCCCAGAACGAGCACATTGAGTTACACCGCAAGCGGCACGGCTACCGCCTGGACCACCAtgaaaggaaaaggaagaagGAGAGCCGTGAGGCCCACGAGCGCTCTCACAAAGCCAAGAAGCTGATCGGCTTGAAGGCCAAACTATACCACAAACAGAGACACGCAGAGAAgatccagatgaagaagac catCAAAATGCACGAACAGAGGAAGACCAAGCAGAAGAATGACGACAAGACCCCCGAGGGAGCCGTGCCAGCTTACCTGCTGGACAGAGAGGGACAGTCCCGCGCCAAGGTCCTCTCAAATATGATCAAacagaagaggaaagagaaagct GGTAAATGGGAGGTGCCGCTGCCAAAGGTCCGCGCCCAAGGAGAGACAGAGGTGCTGAAAGTCATCCGGACtggaaagagacagaagaaagCCTGGAAAAGAATGGTCACAAAAGTCTGCTTTGTCGGCGACGGCTTCACTCGTAAACCTCCGAAATATGAGCGTTTCATCAGACCCATG GGTTTGCGATTTAAAAAGGCTCACGTCACACACCCGGAGCTGAAAGCCACATTCTGCCTCCCCATCCTGGGCGTGAAGAAGAACCCTTCGTCGCCTCTCTACACGTCTCTGGGAGTCATCACCAAAGGAACCGTGGTGGAAGTGAACGTCAGCGAGCTGGGCCTGGTCACACAGGGAGGAAAGGTCATCTGGG GTAAATACGCCCAGGTGACAAATAACCCGGAGAACGACGGCTGCATCAACGCAGTCCTGCTTGTATGA
- the tor1 gene encoding torsin family 1 isoform X1 yields MLFVLASAFISVALLFRFPSRSASQGNICGMKPKKRQVSLCLLLLLCLGGTTTTEAIEPISTTIAVGMAAALTGFLATYQNIFYTFHECCRTEWIAFNKTGLRADLDSKLFGQHIASRIIFKALNGFLNNENPKKPLVLSLHGWTGTGKNFVSKMIAENIYREGMDSKFVHVFTSTLHFPHLSHNITYKAQLQQWIKGNVSNCERSLFIFDEMDKMQPGLIDSIKPYLDYYDKLDGVSYRKSIFIFLSNAGGESITETALDFWKAGRGREEIELKDVETALSLSVFNNNKSGFFHTSLIDKNLVDFFVPFLPLEYQHVVQCVMAGMRDRDMDPDADVADQVARDLVYFPKSERVFSVKGCKTIDSKLDYYT; encoded by the exons atgctgtttgttttggctaGCGCTTTTATCAGCGTGGCCCTTTTATTTCGCTTTCCGTCGCGGTCGGCGTCGCAGGGGAATATCTGCGGAATGAAGCCGAAGAAGCGACAGGTTTCcctgtgcctgctgctgctgctctgcctcggCGGGACCACCACCACGGAGGCTATCGAGCCCATTAGCACCACCATCGCCGTGGGCATGGCCGCGGCTCTCACCGGCTTTTTAGCCACTTATCAGAACATCTTCTACACTTTCCACGAGTGCTGCCGAACCGAGTGGATAGCTTTCAACAAAACAG GTCTCCGGGCCGACCTGGACAGTAAACTGTTCGGGCAGCACATCGCGTCCCGCATCATCTTCAAAGCCCTGAATGGATTCTTGAACAACGAGAACCCAAAGAAGCCCCTGGTGCTCTCTCTGCACGGGTGGACCGGCACCGGGAAGAACTTTGTCAGCAAGATGATCGCCGAAAACATCTACAGGGAGGGAATGGACAGCAAATTTGTGCACGTTTTCACATCTACGCTTCACTTCCCACATCTAAGTCACAACATCACCTACAAG gctcagctgcagcagtggatcAAAGGCAACGTGTCCAACTGTGAACGCTCCTTGTTCATCTTTGACGAGATGGACAAGATGCAGCCCGGCCTGATAGACAGCATCAAGCCTTATCTGGACTACTATGACAAGCTGGACGGAGTGTCTTACAGGAAATCCATTTTCATCTTTCTCAG CAACGCCGGAGGGGAGAGCATCACTGAGACGGCTCTGGATTTCTGGAAAGCAGGACGAGGCCGCGAAGAGATCGAGCTCAAAGATGTAGAGACGGCGCTGTCTCTGTCCgtcttcaacaacaacaaaa GCGGCTTTTTCCACACCAGCTTGATCGACAAGAACCTGGTGGACTTCTTCGTGCCGTTCCTGCCTCTGGAGTACCAGCACGTGGTGCAGTGCGTGATGGCCGGGATGAGGGACCGGGACATGGACCCGGACGCCGACGTGGCAGACCAGGTGGCCCGGGACCTGGTCTACTTCCCCAAGTCGGAGCGGGTGTTCTCCGTCAAAGGCTGCAAGACGATAGACAGCAAGTTGGACTACTACACATAA
- the tor1 gene encoding torsin family 1 isoform X2, giving the protein MKLAHIILLVTAFSSSSVLVRAFDPITTTVVVGIGATLGRTIYNYLRESCDPKWISFNATGLRADLDSKLFGQHIASRIIFKALNGFLNNENPKKPLVLSLHGWTGTGKNFVSKMIAENIYREGMDSKFVHVFTSTLHFPHLSHNITYKAQLQQWIKGNVSNCERSLFIFDEMDKMQPGLIDSIKPYLDYYDKLDGVSYRKSIFIFLSNAGGESITETALDFWKAGRGREEIELKDVETALSLSVFNNNKSGFFHTSLIDKNLVDFFVPFLPLEYQHVVQCVMAGMRDRDMDPDADVADQVARDLVYFPKSERVFSVKGCKTIDSKLDYYT; this is encoded by the exons ATGAAACTTGCACACATAATTTTGCTGGTTACCGCCTTTTCGTCGAGCAGCGTGCTGGTTCGCGCGTTTGATCCCATCACAACAACGGTGGTTGTCGGGATCGGTGCGACTCTCGGGCGGACGATCTATAATTATTTACGGGAAAGTTGCGATCCAAAATGGATATCCTTCAACGCGACTG GTCTCCGGGCCGACCTGGACAGTAAACTGTTCGGGCAGCACATCGCGTCCCGCATCATCTTCAAAGCCCTGAATGGATTCTTGAACAACGAGAACCCAAAGAAGCCCCTGGTGCTCTCTCTGCACGGGTGGACCGGCACCGGGAAGAACTTTGTCAGCAAGATGATCGCCGAAAACATCTACAGGGAGGGAATGGACAGCAAATTTGTGCACGTTTTCACATCTACGCTTCACTTCCCACATCTAAGTCACAACATCACCTACAAG gctcagctgcagcagtggatcAAAGGCAACGTGTCCAACTGTGAACGCTCCTTGTTCATCTTTGACGAGATGGACAAGATGCAGCCCGGCCTGATAGACAGCATCAAGCCTTATCTGGACTACTATGACAAGCTGGACGGAGTGTCTTACAGGAAATCCATTTTCATCTTTCTCAG CAACGCCGGAGGGGAGAGCATCACTGAGACGGCTCTGGATTTCTGGAAAGCAGGACGAGGCCGCGAAGAGATCGAGCTCAAAGATGTAGAGACGGCGCTGTCTCTGTCCgtcttcaacaacaacaaaa GCGGCTTTTTCCACACCAGCTTGATCGACAAGAACCTGGTGGACTTCTTCGTGCCGTTCCTGCCTCTGGAGTACCAGCACGTGGTGCAGTGCGTGATGGCCGGGATGAGGGACCGGGACATGGACCCGGACGCCGACGTGGCAGACCAGGTGGCCCGGGACCTGGTCTACTTCCCCAAGTCGGAGCGGGTGTTCTCCGTCAAAGGCTGCAAGACGATAGACAGCAAGTTGGACTACTACACATAA